A stretch of the uncultured Desulfobacter sp. genome encodes the following:
- a CDS encoding acyl-ACP thioesterase domain-containing protein, whose translation MKNNPDAFSQKFSLPYSALTISGKIKMDWLLSIFQDVASAHCHALGISGFDMAPKNLKWVVTQYRIKIHKPIDWMTTLVVQTWRTTWKNLYEIRRFRLMAEQKHPLDSPCPLVTASSIWILIKSTNNRPVRLSQHMPPSLTTSPAQKPANRIKPKANLTHADYECTFPVHFLDLDLNEHVNNPVYVKWAVQSLPDTLNFEYTPVTCDVIYQKEALPGDTVQSRVSINYEDDRLFTNHFIVRHTSKENLAHLTITWKKTGSQSLFHTTATGRPWSIYTQASAHNKV comes from the coding sequence ATGAAAAATAATCCAGACGCATTCTCACAAAAATTTAGTCTGCCCTATTCCGCTTTAACCATCAGCGGAAAGATCAAAATGGATTGGCTTTTAAGTATATTCCAGGATGTGGCCTCAGCCCACTGCCACGCCCTGGGAATTTCCGGGTTCGATATGGCCCCCAAAAATCTTAAATGGGTGGTGACTCAATACCGGATAAAAATTCACAAACCCATTGACTGGATGACGACGCTGGTTGTTCAAACATGGCGGACGACGTGGAAAAACCTTTACGAAATCAGACGATTCCGGCTAATGGCGGAACAGAAACACCCCCTGGACTCGCCCTGCCCCCTGGTAACCGCCTCGAGTATTTGGATACTGATAAAGTCAACAAACAACAGACCAGTGAGGTTGTCACAGCATATGCCGCCGTCTTTAACGACGAGCCCAGCACAAAAACCTGCCAACCGAATCAAACCCAAAGCAAATTTGACCCATGCTGACTATGAATGCACCTTTCCCGTTCATTTTCTCGATCTGGATCTCAACGAACATGTGAATAATCCAGTCTATGTCAAATGGGCAGTGCAATCCTTACCCGACACATTAAACTTTGAATATACCCCTGTGACATGTGACGTCATATATCAAAAAGAGGCTCTGCCCGGAGATACTGTGCAAAGTCGGGTTTCAATTAATTATGAAGATGACCGGCTGTTCACAAACCATTTCATTGTCCGGCATACATCAAAGGAAAATCTGGCTCACTTAACGATCACCTGGAAAAAAACAGGCTCCCAAAGCCTGTTTCATACAACGGCCACGGGCCGTCCTTGGTCTATCTACACCCAGGCCTCGGCCCACAACAAAGTTTGA